One window of Psychrobacillus sp. FSL H8-0483 genomic DNA carries:
- a CDS encoding VanZ family protein, translating to MLIYPFLTFLWSSFILVAICTFDAHAFLYNQVVGFTFQTNPNFSELFIINDMKLTEKFYVIQKTGHMICFAILYVLHLLWVRKYGVAFVLTVIFAAFTEILQLYFYRNGRLVDVAIDLVGISFAYLICKYF from the coding sequence TTGTTAATTTATCCTTTTTTAACTTTCTTATGGTCCTCCTTTATTTTGGTTGCGATATGCACATTTGATGCACACGCCTTTTTATATAATCAAGTTGTAGGTTTCACCTTTCAGACAAACCCCAATTTTTCGGAGCTGTTTATTATCAATGATATGAAATTAACAGAAAAATTTTATGTAATTCAAAAAACAGGTCATATGATTTGTTTTGCCATTCTATATGTTCTCCATCTACTTTGGGTGAGGAAATATGGAGTTGCATTCGTATTAACGGTCATTTTTGCCGCTTTTACGGAGATTCTGCAGCTTTATTTTTACCGAAATGGAAGATTGGTGGATGTTGCTATTGATTTGGTGGGTATCAGTTTCGCGTATTTGATTTGTAAATACTTTTGA
- a CDS encoding bile acid:sodium symporter family protein, with amino-acid sequence MILKINRFLEKAMPFFIPSSVVIGVLISDYIVDFSYLIPWIFAFMTFTGSLNSNFASFKNAVLHPFPIFIALIVLHIVMPLMALGIGHVVFTGDIYTITGMVLMMSIPTGITSFVWVSISKGNNTLALTIILIGALLSPFIVPLTMSLLVGGNVQIDSFHMMVGLFWMIVIPSIIGMTLNQVTKGKVVNILSARLSPISKIGMGIVVMLNGAVVAPYLLDVKLKVVGIAFTVLAIAFLGYVISFLVAIWCKQQKETVIALTFTGGMRNISAGVVLAITYFPAPVAVPVVLGMLFQQILASIFGVLLNKYYRKLELDDTIISES; translated from the coding sequence ATGATTTTAAAGATAAATAGATTTTTAGAAAAAGCGATGCCGTTTTTTATTCCAAGTAGTGTTGTAATTGGTGTGCTGATATCAGATTATATCGTGGACTTTTCTTATTTAATTCCGTGGATTTTTGCTTTTATGACGTTTACAGGAAGCCTTAATTCAAATTTTGCATCATTTAAAAATGCCGTTTTACATCCATTTCCGATTTTTATTGCTCTTATTGTCTTACATATTGTCATGCCTCTGATGGCTTTGGGAATTGGTCATGTTGTGTTTACGGGTGATATTTATACGATTACTGGTATGGTTTTAATGATGTCCATTCCAACTGGAATCACTAGTTTTGTGTGGGTATCGATCAGTAAAGGTAATAATACGTTAGCCCTAACGATTATATTAATCGGAGCTTTGCTATCGCCTTTTATTGTCCCGTTAACGATGTCATTATTGGTCGGAGGAAATGTCCAAATAGATTCCTTTCATATGATGGTAGGATTGTTTTGGATGATTGTTATTCCTTCTATTATCGGAATGACTTTAAATCAGGTGACAAAAGGAAAGGTAGTAAATATTTTGAGTGCTCGGCTATCACCGATTTCTAAAATTGGCATGGGAATTGTTGTCATGTTGAATGGAGCAGTCGTGGCGCCTTATTTATTAGATGTCAAACTTAAAGTAGTGGGAATTGCCTTTACGGTTTTGGCAATTGCTTTTTTAGGTTACGTGATTTCCTTTTTAGTTGCAATTTGGTGTAAGCAACAAAAAGAAACGGTTATTGCTTTAACATTTACTGGTGGAATGAGAAATATAAGTGCTGGAGTGGTGTTAGCAATTACTTATTTCCCTGCACCTGTGGCTGTTCCAGTTGTATTAGGAATGCTTTTTCAACAAATTTTGGCTTCTATATTTGGTGTATTATTAAACAAATATTATCGAAAATTAGAACTGGATGATACCATTATTAGCGAGAGTTAG
- a CDS encoding serine hydrolase domain-containing protein, which translates to MGQIKSMELFEEYAFKMMEKHYIPGVGIGINKEGKRLYEQDFGFRDVEKKLPVNADTVFGIASMTKSFTCVAIMQLQELGKLSVHDKVIKYLPDFRTADIEKTKEITIHHLMTHTAGLPPISTHVYARKRSIDQDPSAKDYGLDLVNHPGAAIDTYEEMLDFIARLDVKLLGDPGTAYSYSNDSYGLLGIIVSRVSGQAYEEYITEHILQPANMQNSFFDITNIDTMDNITTLYAAKHSADGVEVYAAPLWWDAPSMRAVGYLKSSVNDILKFLEIFRNKGVVGEERILTAESVDQMIYPHVEFEKGRFYGYGLRIIPDYFGTTFINHGGGLKGVSSFMGVIPEKGLSGVILSNLSDVPTDKLLMGALNVLEDREASATHLHFDSYQMQEEDLMSFVGTYKSGEGMKVVVEVVDNQLAIISGVTISPLRCIGENLFIVNEEDRIQFLPDPTGVIDRIFYASRQILKVAE; encoded by the coding sequence ATGGGTCAAATAAAATCGATGGAACTTTTTGAGGAATACGCGTTCAAAATGATGGAAAAACACTATATCCCAGGTGTAGGAATTGGTATTAATAAAGAGGGAAAACGCCTATATGAGCAGGATTTTGGATTTCGAGATGTAGAGAAAAAGCTACCGGTGAATGCAGATACCGTTTTTGGAATAGCTTCTATGACAAAATCATTTACATGTGTCGCTATTATGCAATTGCAAGAATTGGGGAAGCTATCCGTACATGACAAGGTAATAAAGTACTTACCGGATTTTCGTACAGCAGATATAGAAAAAACGAAAGAGATTACGATTCATCATTTGATGACCCATACAGCTGGACTTCCTCCCATTTCGACCCATGTTTATGCTAGAAAACGTAGCATTGACCAAGATCCTTCTGCAAAAGACTATGGATTAGATTTGGTTAATCATCCGGGAGCAGCTATTGATACGTATGAAGAGATGCTCGATTTTATAGCCAGGCTCGACGTTAAGCTACTCGGAGATCCTGGTACTGCTTATAGCTATTCGAATGATTCTTATGGTTTACTTGGAATTATCGTTAGTAGGGTAAGCGGACAAGCATATGAAGAATATATTACCGAGCATATTTTGCAACCGGCTAATATGCAAAATAGTTTTTTTGATATTACGAATATAGATACCATGGATAATATTACAACGTTATATGCCGCTAAGCATTCCGCAGATGGCGTGGAGGTATATGCAGCTCCATTATGGTGGGATGCTCCTTCGATGAGGGCAGTTGGTTATCTCAAATCTTCTGTGAATGATATATTGAAATTTTTGGAGATCTTTCGGAATAAGGGTGTCGTCGGTGAAGAGCGTATTTTGACTGCTGAAAGTGTCGACCAAATGATTTATCCTCATGTAGAATTCGAAAAAGGAAGATTTTATGGGTATGGTTTACGCATTATTCCAGATTATTTTGGCACAACGTTCATTAATCATGGTGGAGGTTTAAAAGGAGTTTCCTCGTTTATGGGGGTTATTCCTGAGAAGGGTTTGTCGGGAGTGATTTTAAGTAATTTATCTGACGTTCCTACAGACAAGCTATTGATGGGTGCACTCAATGTGTTAGAAGATAGAGAGGCTAGTGCCACACATCTTCACTTCGACAGTTATCAAATGCAAGAGGAAGACTTGATGTCATTTGTTGGCACTTATAAATCTGGTGAGGGAATGAAAGTCGTTGTGGAAGTAGTTGACAATCAACTTGCTATCATTTCTGGAGTGACAATAAGTCCATTGCGATGTATTGGAGAAAACTTGTTTATTGTGAATGAAGAAGATAGAATTCAATTTTTACCGGATCCAACTGGAGTGATAGATCGTATTTTTTATGCGTCTAGACAAATTCTTAAAGTAGCTGAGTAA
- a CDS encoding gamma-glutamyl-gamma-aminobutyrate hydrolase family protein, translating into MKPIIGISSNLKEHVLSVPTYNIDAITQFGGVPIVLPNVKEDVIESIVGMIDGLLLTGGGDIDPTLFGEEPHQRLGSIVPERDVFEVALIQKMLELNKPILGICRGAQIISIAAGGDMYQDIYTQTDVQLIQHDQQAPRSYASHFVQVTEGSFLSSIVGVEKFKVNSFHHQAVRNMPSGFEVSGIASDGIIEAFESKNHAFVLGLQWHPECLLLENDSVSASIFKAFIEACAK; encoded by the coding sequence ATGAAACCGATTATTGGTATTTCATCGAACCTAAAGGAACATGTACTTAGTGTACCTACTTATAATATTGATGCTATTACGCAGTTCGGAGGTGTTCCTATTGTTCTCCCAAATGTCAAAGAGGATGTCATCGAATCAATTGTCGGGATGATAGATGGGCTACTTTTAACTGGAGGAGGAGATATTGACCCAACTTTATTTGGAGAAGAGCCTCATCAACGGCTTGGAAGTATCGTGCCGGAGCGAGACGTGTTTGAAGTAGCACTTATCCAAAAAATGCTGGAGCTAAATAAGCCAATATTGGGGATTTGCCGAGGAGCTCAAATTATCAGCATCGCTGCGGGTGGAGATATGTATCAAGATATTTATACGCAGACCGATGTCCAGCTAATTCAACATGATCAGCAGGCGCCTCGCTCGTATGCATCCCATTTTGTGCAAGTGACAGAAGGCTCCTTTTTAAGTAGCATCGTTGGAGTGGAGAAGTTTAAAGTAAATAGTTTTCATCACCAAGCTGTCAGAAATATGCCTAGTGGATTTGAAGTGAGTGGAATTGCGAGCGACGGAATCATTGAAGCGTTTGAAAGTAAAAATCATGCATTCGTTTTAGGATTGCAGTGGCATCCGGAATGCTTGCTTTTAGAAAATGATTCGGTTTCGGCTTCTATTTTTAAAGCTTTTATTGAAGCCTGTGCGAAATAA
- a CDS encoding M23 family metallopeptidase gives MIHWIKITFSISVLFFLFAFTVLAEEKVPSREEILENRMDYYIKYSTDTLPWYYLAAVDQYERNIQEVRNDIPKSEGVVAIQFSEDFWTGVLNPLKNDTDLTSIVFFAGNGVDGNNDELADRVNDDDVMLTLTQYLSARVHSERDFKKALKEYYVRDMTVNQIMTNAKIYKHFEMLNLDKRAFPLSIRHDYSYRSTWGDRRGWGGRRMHEGTDLFSFSGVPVKSATYGVVETKGWNDYGGWRIGIRDVNNTYHYYAHLSSFAKGIEEGDILEPGSVIGYVGSSGYGKKGTSGKFPPHLHYGMYKYNGRTEWAYDPYPLLKKWEREEKSAVKKQ, from the coding sequence TTGATTCACTGGATTAAAATCACCTTTTCCATAAGTGTCCTATTTTTTCTCTTTGCTTTCACTGTTTTAGCAGAAGAAAAAGTGCCGTCGAGAGAAGAAATTTTAGAAAATCGGATGGATTATTATATTAAGTATTCTACGGATACCTTACCTTGGTATTATCTGGCTGCGGTGGATCAATATGAACGGAATATTCAAGAAGTCCGCAATGATATACCTAAAAGCGAAGGTGTAGTTGCTATTCAGTTTTCCGAGGACTTTTGGACTGGAGTACTGAATCCGTTAAAGAATGATACGGATTTAACCTCGATTGTTTTCTTTGCTGGTAATGGAGTTGATGGTAATAATGATGAATTGGCCGATCGAGTAAATGACGATGATGTCATGTTGACATTGACTCAATATTTAAGTGCTCGTGTTCATTCCGAAAGAGATTTTAAAAAGGCTCTTAAAGAGTATTATGTGCGAGATATGACCGTTAATCAGATTATGACCAATGCTAAAATTTACAAGCATTTTGAAATGTTGAATTTGGATAAGCGTGCTTTTCCTCTTTCTATTCGACACGATTATAGTTATCGCAGTACTTGGGGAGATAGAAGAGGCTGGGGCGGACGTCGAATGCACGAAGGTACTGATTTGTTTTCCTTTAGTGGAGTTCCTGTGAAGTCTGCTACATATGGTGTGGTAGAAACAAAGGGGTGGAATGATTATGGGGGCTGGCGAATTGGCATTCGAGATGTAAATAATACGTATCACTATTATGCCCATTTATCGAGTTTTGCGAAAGGAATAGAAGAAGGGGACATTCTGGAACCTGGTTCAGTCATTGGTTATGTTGGTAGTTCGGGATATGGGAAGAAAGGGACTTCTGGTAAGTTTCCTCCTCATCTTCACTACGGTATGTATAAATATAATGGGCGGACAGAATGGGCTTACGATCCTTATCCTTTATTGAAAAAATGGGAAAGAGAAGAAAAAAGTGCAGTTAAAAAGCAATAA
- a CDS encoding diphthine--ammonia ligase, translating to MKNTIFVSSWSGGKDSAMAYYRALKLGMTPKKILTMFEEDGDISKSHALPLEVVQAQAERLGVPLFIKETSWNSYENQFIGAMDEFRDEGITHGVFGDIDIEEHLEWVQNTCAKSDIVAVHPLWQEPRRNIVEELLDAGFEAWIVVVNTSMMPAKYVGKQFTKEIVEELEAAGIDSCGENGEFHTVVVDGPIFSSRVPVVVGELVERGDYVFAPVLLNKKS from the coding sequence ATGAAAAACACTATTTTTGTTTCTTCGTGGAGTGGTGGCAAAGATTCTGCGATGGCGTATTATCGTGCTTTGAAATTAGGGATGACCCCGAAAAAGATTTTGACGATGTTTGAAGAGGATGGGGATATTTCCAAATCACATGCGCTTCCTCTCGAAGTTGTTCAAGCGCAAGCGGAACGGCTTGGGGTGCCTTTATTCATCAAAGAGACAAGTTGGAATTCGTATGAAAATCAATTTATTGGTGCAATGGATGAGTTTCGGGATGAAGGAATTACGCATGGTGTCTTTGGGGATATTGATATAGAAGAACATTTGGAATGGGTGCAGAATACCTGTGCAAAGTCGGACATTGTCGCTGTACATCCTTTGTGGCAGGAGCCTCGAAGAAACATTGTGGAAGAGCTGCTGGACGCTGGTTTTGAAGCATGGATTGTTGTGGTAAATACATCCATGATGCCGGCGAAATATGTTGGAAAGCAGTTTACGAAAGAGATTGTCGAAGAACTGGAAGCAGCGGGGATTGATTCGTGTGGCGAAAATGGAGAGTTTCATACGGTTGTCGTCGATGGACCGATTTTTTCTAGTAGGGTTCCTGTGGTGGTTGGAGAGCTAGTAGAAAGAGGAGATTATGTTTTCGCGCCGGTTTTATTGAATAAAAAAAGTTAA
- a CDS encoding divergent PAP2 family protein codes for MKKMNRGIVTALSAIGIAQGLKILTHKKLTGKWDMKQAFTTGGMPSSHSAGVSALASYVAANKGTRHTETALAVVFGVIVMYDAQGIRRHTGEIAQLVNDLEDNVAALSGNFPSFEYVQREVELKELLGHQPVEVAAGALLGTAFGLLCAKIENDEKKYR; via the coding sequence ATGAAAAAAATGAATAGAGGAATCGTAACTGCGTTATCCGCAATTGGTATAGCACAGGGATTAAAGATACTGACGCATAAAAAACTTACTGGAAAATGGGATATGAAACAAGCGTTTACAACGGGGGGAATGCCAAGCTCCCACTCTGCAGGGGTTTCAGCCTTGGCATCTTATGTCGCTGCAAATAAAGGGACACGGCACACGGAAACAGCACTTGCCGTAGTGTTTGGTGTAATCGTCATGTACGATGCGCAAGGGATTAGAAGGCATACAGGCGAAATCGCGCAGTTGGTCAACGATTTAGAAGATAATGTGGCGGCTTTGTCAGGAAACTTCCCGAGTTTTGAGTATGTCCAGAGAGAAGTGGAACTCAAAGAACTTCTGGGACATCAACCAGTAGAAGTCGCAGCAGGTGCACTGTTAGGAACAGCATTCGGTTTACTTTGTGCAAAGATAGAAAACGATGAGAAAAAGTATAGGTAG
- the ytxJ gene encoding bacillithiol system redox-active protein YtxJ → MAGYKEITSVEDWKVVLEESKEKAVLLFKHSTTCPVSARAYGEFTSFNSPVKTYLVKVIQNRAVSNEIERDLGVRHESPQAFLINKGAVVWNASHWKITSKDLGKAVESI, encoded by the coding sequence TTGGCAGGGTATAAGGAGATTACTTCGGTTGAGGATTGGAAGGTTGTCTTGGAGGAGTCGAAGGAAAAGGCAGTGTTATTGTTTAAGCATAGTACAACTTGTCCAGTTAGTGCACGAGCGTATGGGGAGTTTACTTCGTTTAATTCGCCCGTGAAAACGTATTTAGTGAAGGTGATTCAAAATCGTGCGGTGTCTAATGAGATTGAACGTGATTTAGGCGTTCGGCACGAGTCGCCACAAGCTTTTTTGATTAACAAAGGGGCAGTTGTTTGGAATGCGTCGCATTGGAAGATTACAAGTAAGGATTTAGGAAAAGCAGTGGAATCTATCTAG
- a CDS encoding acetyl-CoA C-acetyltransferase, translated as MNSVFLVDGARTAFTSFGGSFANVKADDLGVATAVEALKRSKVDADQVDHVIYGNVIHSSTNAAFLSRHIALKAGVPMEVPAYNLNRLCGSGAQAVVSAAQLILLNEAEIVLAGGVDNMSLAPYANFHARFGGAKLGTIVYEDMVLSTLNDEYIGSGMGMTAEKLAEQYNLSREEQDEFALLSQKRAAKAQETGVFSEEIIAVEVPTRKGFVSVSADEHIRGDMTSEKLASLKPSFIKNGTVTAGNASGINDGAASVIVASEKAVAEHGLTPMAKIISWGVAGVDPSIMGIGPVPAIRQALERAELRLEDMDLFEINEAFASQYLAVEKELGLDREKTNVNGGAIALGHPVGASGTRILLSLAYELKRRGLKYGVASLCIGGGQGIAVIIESV; from the coding sequence GTGAATTCAGTTTTTCTAGTAGACGGAGCAAGAACAGCTTTCACGAGCTTTGGTGGTTCTTTTGCCAATGTGAAAGCGGATGATTTAGGAGTAGCGACAGCTGTCGAAGCTTTGAAACGTTCTAAGGTAGATGCAGATCAAGTTGATCATGTTATCTATGGAAATGTTATTCACTCGAGTACAAATGCGGCGTTTTTATCGCGGCATATTGCGCTAAAAGCAGGTGTGCCGATGGAGGTCCCTGCATATAATCTGAATCGTTTATGCGGTTCGGGTGCACAGGCTGTAGTGTCTGCTGCGCAACTGATTTTATTGAACGAAGCAGAAATCGTTTTAGCTGGTGGAGTAGATAATATGTCATTGGCTCCTTATGCGAATTTTCATGCCCGATTTGGCGGTGCGAAGCTTGGAACGATTGTGTATGAAGACATGGTGTTAAGCACGTTGAATGATGAGTATATCGGAAGCGGCATGGGAATGACGGCGGAGAAATTAGCGGAGCAGTATAACCTATCACGAGAAGAGCAGGACGAGTTTGCTCTTTTAAGTCAGAAACGTGCAGCGAAAGCGCAAGAGACTGGAGTATTTTCAGAAGAGATTATTGCAGTGGAAGTTCCCACTCGAAAAGGGTTTGTATCTGTTTCAGCAGACGAACATATTAGAGGAGATATGACGTCGGAAAAACTTGCTTCCTTGAAACCATCTTTTATAAAAAATGGGACGGTTACAGCAGGAAATGCTAGCGGAATCAATGATGGAGCAGCTTCTGTTATTGTGGCTAGTGAAAAAGCGGTAGCGGAGCATGGGTTAACTCCGATGGCGAAGATCATCTCGTGGGGTGTGGCAGGGGTCGATCCTTCTATTATGGGAATTGGTCCAGTACCCGCTATTCGACAAGCATTGGAACGGGCAGAGCTACGATTAGAGGATATGGATTTGTTTGAAATCAATGAGGCATTTGCTTCTCAATATTTAGCAGTTGAAAAAGAACTTGGATTAGATCGGGAAAAGACAAACGTCAACGGTGGTGCGATTGCGTTAGGGCATCCCGTTGGAGCGAGCGGTACGCGAATTCTCCTTTCATTAGCATATGAATTAAAAAGACGTGGCTTAAAATACGGAGTGGCTAGTTTGTGTATCGGCGGTGGCCAGGGGATTGCGGTCATTATTGAAAGTGTGTAG
- a CDS encoding 3-hydroxybutyryl-CoA dehydrogenase, translating to MFDSLWEVSLMKIGVLGAGTMGNGIAQVMASAGYEVILCDVNKEMLGKAAKMIDANLWRLYKKEDRDFNEIGQVLSRITFTAEKNALVDMDVIVEAIVENIDWKKKVFAELDAICEEKTIIASNTSGLSITEIGAATDRADRVIGMHFFNPVPVMKLVEIIRGSDTSNETYEIIARLVQKIGKESISIVDAPLFVVNRILVPMLNEAMFVLGEGIASAEDIDKGMMLGTNQPIGPLALADLIGLDTLLSVAETLFEETGDSKYRVPPLLRKHVRAGHLGRKTGRGFYQYN from the coding sequence ATGTTTGATAGTCTGTGGGAGGTTTCGTTGATGAAAATTGGTGTTTTAGGTGCTGGGACAATGGGTAATGGCATTGCGCAAGTGATGGCTTCAGCTGGATATGAAGTTATCCTATGTGATGTGAACAAAGAAATGCTTGGTAAGGCTGCTAAAATGATCGATGCTAATTTATGGAGACTATACAAGAAGGAAGATCGAGATTTTAATGAAATTGGCCAAGTGCTTTCTCGGATTACGTTTACGGCGGAGAAAAATGCCCTAGTTGATATGGATGTTATAGTCGAAGCAATAGTCGAAAATATCGATTGGAAGAAAAAAGTGTTTGCTGAGCTGGATGCAATTTGTGAGGAGAAGACTATTATTGCTTCTAATACGTCTGGTCTAAGTATTACGGAAATTGGAGCTGCCACAGATCGAGCAGATCGTGTTATTGGTATGCATTTCTTTAATCCTGTTCCGGTGATGAAACTAGTCGAAATTATTCGAGGTTCAGACACTTCGAATGAGACTTACGAAATAATTGCTAGATTAGTGCAGAAGATAGGCAAGGAAAGTATTTCTATTGTCGATGCACCTTTGTTTGTTGTGAATCGTATTCTTGTGCCAATGTTAAATGAAGCTATGTTTGTACTTGGAGAAGGTATTGCATCTGCAGAAGATATCGACAAGGGCATGATGCTTGGAACAAATCAACCAATTGGACCATTGGCGCTAGCTGATTTAATCGGTCTTGATACGTTACTTTCGGTTGCAGAAACTTTATTTGAGGAAACAGGAGATTCAAAATATCGTGTCCCTCCTTTACTTCGAAAACATGTACGAGCAGGACATCTAGGCAGAAAAACTGGTCGAGGATTCTATCAATATAACTAG